One genomic segment of Mytilus trossulus isolate FHL-02 chromosome 4, PNRI_Mtr1.1.1.hap1, whole genome shotgun sequence includes these proteins:
- the LOC134715660 gene encoding protein prenyltransferase alpha subunit repeat-containing protein 1-like: protein MSSDSRGCRLLSDLNSVFRKDPEIDEYDFLPVLEPKHNRSPLILQDHKLGLEMWSVKILHHYAYNTLMTWRMKEVNAKFLGQLDLINLTRAIVLVNPDCSTAWNIRKELIESGDLSVADDLKLGALVLGKHPKSPETFSHRKWLFTTLVDSCLANSSGSTVSNSSVNMYNNFVNMDAIDVNLDPNVQNGFHVDPSSKQPDFQEHAFKELRNCQKASDKYPSNYNAWSHRIWVVKYCLNCSLQVLFGELHTTESWVSKHISDHSGLHYRQFLLTSLQKQSIDLKEQFSVCYKNLIQKELATTTDLIKCYEGHEALWYHRRYIFQNLCQSYSAGTLVELFHPQHEYEDDIVLNISQKKTKLENERQVLLLKEIDTVTKSDLTSKDKFHKSLAQKYIDWIQKFSRSLES from the exons ATGTCGTCTGACAGCAGAGGTTGTCGCCTACTTTCAGATTTAAACAGCGTATTTCGCAAAGACCCTGAGAT TGATGAATATGACTTTCTACCAGTACTGGAGCCCAAACACAACCGAAGTCCACTCATTCTACAAGACCATAAACTTGGACTTGAGATGTGGAGTGTCAAAATACTTCATCATTATGCCTACAATACACTGATGACATGGAGGATGAAAGAAGTTAATGCCAAATTCTTAG gTCAATTGGATTTGATAAATCTGACTAGAGCAATAGTGTTGGTCAATCCAGATTGTTCTACTGCATGGAACATCAG AAAAGAATTAATAGAGAGTGGTGACCTATCAGTAGCAGATGATTTGAAACTTGGAGCATTGGTATTGGGAAAACACCCAAAAAGTCCTGAAACTTTTAGTCAcag GAAATGGTTATTTACAACCTTAGTAGATTCATGCCTAGCCAACAGCAGTGGGAGTACTGTTAGTAATAGTAGTGTTAATATGTACAATAACTTCGTTAATATGGACGCTATTGATGTCAACTTAGATCCCAATGTACAGAATGGATTTCACGTTGATCCTTCATCAAAACAGCCAGACTTCCAAGAACATGCATTTAAAGAACTCAGAAACTGTCAAAAAGCTAGTGATAAATATCCTTCCAATTATAATGCTTGGAGTCATAGGATATGGGTTGTTAAATATTGCTTAAATTGTTCACTTCAG GTTTTATTTGGCGAACTACATACAACAGAAAGCTGGGTATCTAAACACATCTCTGACCATAGTGGTTTACATTATAGACAATTCTTATTAACAAGTTTACAGAAACAATCTATAGATCTGAAGGAACAATTTTCTGTCtgttataaaaatttgataCAGAAAGAACTTGCTACAACTACAGATCTGATCAAATGTTACGAGGGGCATGAAGCTCTCTGGTATCATAG GAGGTACATATTCCAGAACCTTTGTCAGAGTTACTCAGCAGGTACCTTAGTAGAATTGTTTCACCCACAACATGAATATGAAGATGATATTGTGTTAAACATTAgccaaaagaaaacaaaactggAAAATGAAAGACAAGTGCTTCTTCTTAAAGAAATAGACACTGTAACCAAAAGTGATTTAACCAGTAAagataaatttcataaaagtttGGCACAGAAATACATTGACTGGATACAAAAATTTTCAAGGTCATTGGAGAGCTAA